A region from the Equus asinus isolate D_3611 breed Donkey chromosome 3, EquAss-T2T_v2, whole genome shotgun sequence genome encodes:
- the LOC139044947 gene encoding tigger transposable element-derived protein 1-like, translating into MIKLAEDGMLKAQRGQQLGLLFQTVSQIVNAKEKFWKEIKSVTPINTRMIREKNSLIDDIEKVLVVWIEDQTSHNLPLRQSIIYSKVLTLFNSMNAERNEKAGQEKFEASRGGILIFKERSHFYNLTVQGEAATADIEAAARYPEDLAKIIDESSYTKQQIFNVDETAYILKEDAI; encoded by the coding sequence atgattaagcttgcTGAGGATGGCATGTTGAAAGCCCAGAGAGGCCAACAGCTAGGCCTCTTGTTCCAAACAGTTAGCCaaattgtgaatgcaaaggaaaagttctggaaggaaattaaaagtgttaCTCCAATAAACACACGAATgataagagagaaaaacagcctTATTGATGATatagagaaagttttagtggtctggatagaagaccAAACCAGCCACAATCTTCCCTTAAGACAAAGCATAATCTACAGCAAGGTCCTAACTCTCTTTAATTCTATGAATgctgagagaaatgagaaagctggacaagaaaagtttgaagccagcagaggtGGGATCTTgatatttaaggaaagaagccatttcTATAATTTAACCGTGCAAGGTGAGGCAGCAACTGCTGatatagaagctgcagcaaggtATCCAGAAGATTTAGCTAAGATAATTGATGAAAGCAGCTACaccaaacaacagattttcaatgtagatgaaacagcctatATATtgaaagaagatgccatctag